In one Saccharibacillus brassicae genomic region, the following are encoded:
- a CDS encoding endonuclease/exonuclease/phosphatase family protein, with the protein MNRQRNNDSQTERLGAWTVMTFNLRTHTANDAGNEWTQRAPWAARTIADLAPAVVGVQEAYPLMLDDLQRELPEYDRIGMGRRGEADDEACAIFYRRDLFELLGQGQFWLSETPETVGSLGWDSDYPRICTWGRFRFRASGQEVRVYNTHFDHIGEAARIEGAKLVASVMRSHEAEFPGGASVLMGDMNGFPSDAPLRYLRGELPAEGPVPALQDAYAKLEGEIGRTFHDFLGGLEGEPIDYIFATAPLEVRRSFIERREFAGKYPSDHYPLVAELVYAGS; encoded by the coding sequence ATGAATCGGCAACGAAATAACGATTCGCAAACGGAACGTCTCGGCGCATGGACCGTCATGACGTTCAATCTGCGCACCCACACGGCGAACGACGCCGGCAACGAATGGACGCAGCGGGCGCCGTGGGCGGCGCGGACGATCGCGGATCTTGCGCCGGCTGTGGTCGGCGTGCAGGAAGCGTATCCGCTCATGCTGGACGATTTGCAGCGGGAACTGCCGGAGTACGACCGGATCGGCATGGGGCGCCGGGGCGAAGCGGACGACGAAGCGTGCGCCATTTTCTATCGGCGGGACCTGTTCGAGCTGCTCGGACAAGGCCAGTTCTGGCTGTCGGAGACGCCGGAGACGGTCGGTTCGCTCGGCTGGGACAGCGATTACCCGCGGATCTGCACCTGGGGACGCTTCCGCTTCCGGGCTTCCGGGCAGGAAGTGCGCGTGTACAACACGCATTTCGACCATATCGGCGAAGCGGCGCGGATCGAAGGGGCGAAGCTGGTCGCTTCGGTCATGCGTTCGCACGAAGCGGAATTTCCGGGCGGCGCGTCCGTCCTGATGGGCGACATGAACGGCTTCCCGTCCGACGCCCCGCTGCGCTATCTGCGCGGCGAACTGCCGGCGGAAGGGCCGGTTCCGGCGCTGCAGGATGCCTATGCCAAGCTTGAAGGCGAGATCGGACGCACGTTCCACGATTTCCTCGGGGGACTCGAAGGCGAACCGATCGATTACATTTTCGCGACCGCTCCGCTTGAAGTGCGGCGCAGCTTTATCGAACGGCGCGAGTTCGCGGGCAAATACCCGTCCGACCATTACCCGCTGGTCGCGGAGCTGGTCTACGCCGGGAGCTGA
- a CDS encoding Bax inhibitor-1/YccA family protein, whose amino-acid sequence MESRNPVLGRKIFDRAREDLIGSGAMTLGGTVHKTFVLLLLLIGGAAYTWYRFDQGMDVYGIMIAGVVLGLIAALVTSFVPKIAFITAPLYAIFQGLALGAISASFDSQYPGIVINAVLITVGTLFAMLLLYVTRIIKVTPGLRTGIIVATFSIMLVYLFDFVLGFFGINVPFIHESGLIGIGISLFVVVIASLNLLLDFDFIEQGTRQGAPKYMEWYGAFGLMVTLVWLYLEVLKLLSKLRRN is encoded by the coding sequence ATGGAATCGAGAAACCCGGTTTTGGGCAGAAAAATATTTGATCGTGCGAGGGAAGACCTGATCGGCTCGGGCGCGATGACGCTGGGCGGAACGGTGCACAAGACGTTCGTGCTGCTGCTTCTGCTGATCGGAGGCGCGGCTTACACCTGGTACCGGTTCGATCAGGGCATGGACGTCTACGGCATCATGATCGCGGGCGTCGTGCTGGGCTTGATCGCGGCGCTCGTCACGAGCTTCGTGCCGAAAATCGCTTTTATTACCGCTCCGCTGTACGCGATCTTTCAGGGATTGGCGCTTGGCGCGATCTCGGCTTCGTTCGACAGCCAGTATCCCGGCATCGTCATCAACGCGGTACTGATCACGGTCGGCACGCTGTTTGCGATGCTGCTGCTCTACGTGACGCGGATCATCAAAGTGACGCCGGGTCTTCGCACCGGCATCATCGTAGCGACGTTCTCGATCATGCTCGTGTACCTGTTCGATTTCGTGCTCGGCTTTTTCGGAATCAACGTCCCGTTTATCCACGAATCCGGCCTGATCGGCATCGGAATCAGCTTGTTCGTCGTCGTGATCGCGTCGCTGAACCTGCTGCTGGACTTCGATTTTATCGAGCAGGGCACCCGTCAGGGCGCTCCGAAATATATGGAATGGTACGGCGCGTTCGGCTTGATGGTGACGCTCGTATGGCTGTATCTGGAAGTGTTGAAACTGCTGTCGAAGTTGAGACGGAACTGA
- a CDS encoding MerR family transcriptional regulator, producing the protein MALKVKEVSQLAGISVRTLHHYDEIGLLRPERTAEAGYRLYAERDLERLQQILFFRELGFTLLEIRGMLDDPAFDRLEALELQRRLLERKLEQTRRMIDNIDSTIRHAKGEMEMTDEQRFEGIEFTNDPYEQEARERWGEAKIEESKKKLAEATRTPGLSAELQREWEERVQTLAGIRHEQPASPIAQQEIGRWCDFLHHFGTYSPEALAGLGRLYTEDERFTAHLDRYGAGLAAFMGAAMEEYARRHGSED; encoded by the coding sequence ATCGCTTTGAAAGTCAAAGAAGTGTCGCAGCTCGCCGGCATCAGCGTCCGCACGCTGCATCATTACGACGAGATCGGGCTGCTGAGGCCGGAGCGGACCGCGGAAGCCGGATACCGGCTGTACGCCGAACGAGATCTGGAGCGATTGCAGCAGATTTTGTTTTTCCGCGAACTGGGCTTCACGCTGCTGGAAATACGCGGGATGCTGGACGATCCCGCTTTTGACCGATTGGAAGCGCTGGAGCTGCAGCGGCGCCTGCTTGAGCGCAAGCTGGAGCAGACGCGCCGCATGATCGACAATATCGACAGCACGATCCGACATGCCAAAGGAGAGATGGAGATGACCGACGAACAGCGGTTCGAAGGAATCGAGTTTACGAATGATCCGTACGAACAGGAAGCCCGCGAGCGGTGGGGAGAGGCGAAGATCGAAGAATCGAAGAAGAAGCTGGCCGAAGCGACGCGTACGCCGGGCTTGAGCGCGGAGCTGCAGCGGGAATGGGAAGAGCGGGTGCAAACGCTGGCCGGTATTCGGCACGAGCAGCCCGCCTCGCCGATCGCGCAGCAGGAAATCGGGCGCTGGTGCGACTTTTTGCACCACTTCGGCACGTATTCGCCCGAAGCGCTGGCCGGGCTGGGACGACTGTACACGGAAGACGAACGCTTTACGGCCCATCTCGACCGGTACGGCGCCGGATTGGCGGCATTCATGGGCGCGGCGATGGAAGAGTATGCCCGCCGGCACGGATCGGAAGATTGA